In one Rhea pennata isolate bPtePen1 chromosome 17, bPtePen1.pri, whole genome shotgun sequence genomic region, the following are encoded:
- the TMEM120B gene encoding transmembrane protein 120B → MRGQLERCRSEWQELEEEFQQLQETHKVYRQKLEEVTSLQTACSSSIQKQKKTLKDLKYRLQRCKPRASPEEFVLIQQISSQIKERQNVFFDMEAYLPKKNGLYLNLVLGNVNVTLLSNQAKFAYKDEYEKFKLYLTIILLLGALACRFILNYRVTDEVFNFLLVWYYCTLTIRESILISNGSRIKGWWVSHHYVSTFLSGVMLTWPDGLMYQMFRSQFLAFSIFQSCVQFLQYYYQRGCLYRLRALGERNHLDLTVEGFQSWMWRGLTFLLPFLFFGHFWQLYNAITLFGLSRHKECKEWQVFVLALTFLLLFLGNFLTTLKVVHTKFQKNKDKMKKL, encoded by the exons GAAACTCACAAAGTTTATAGGCAGAAACTTGAAGAAGTCACCAGCTTGCAGacagcctgcagcagctccatacagaaacagaagaagacGTTAAAAGATTTGAAGTACCGCCTGCAACG GTGCAAACCCAGAGCTAGTCCTGAAGAATTTGTTCTCATACAGCAAATCAGCAGCCAGATCAAAGAGaggcaaaatgttttctttgacaTGGAAGCCTACTTGCCAAAGAAGAATGG TTTGTACTTAAATCTGGTGCTGGGAAATGTGAATGTAACTCTTCTGAGTAACCAAGCAAA GTTTGCCTACAAAGACGAATATGAAAAGTTCAAACTTTATCTGACAATAATCTTGTTACTTGGGGCTCTGGCCTGCAGGTTTATTCTGAACTACAG GGTGACAGATGAAGTGTTTAACTTTCTATTAGTGTGGTATTACTGCACGCTGACGATACGGGAAAGCATTCTCATTAGCAATGGATCAAG gaTCAAAGGCTGGTGGGTGTCTCATCACTATGTCTCCACGTTTTTGTCTGGGGTGATGTTAACATG gCCAGATGGACTCATGTATCAAATGTTTCGCAGTCAATTTTTAGCGTTTTCAATATTTCAGA GTTGTGTTCAATTCCTCCAATATTACTATCAGAGGGGTTGTCTATATAGACTCCGTGCTTTGGGAGAGAGAAACCACTTGGACCTTACAGTGG AAGGATTTCAGTCCTGGATGTGGCGGGGGCTGAcgttcctccttcccttcttgtTCTTTGGGCAT ttctgGCAGCTGTATAATGCAATCACACTTTTTGGATTGTCAAGACATAAGGAATGCAAAGAATGGCAG gTTTTTGTGTTGGCTTTGacatttctgctgctctttctcgGGAACTTCCTCACAACTCTCAAAGTGGTGCACACTAAattccagaaaaacaaagacaaaatgaagAAGCTGTGA